In one window of Tursiops truncatus isolate mTurTru1 chromosome 5, mTurTru1.mat.Y, whole genome shotgun sequence DNA:
- the PCDH10 gene encoding protocadherin-10 isoform X1 has product MIVLLFFALLWMVEGVFSQLHYTVQEEQEHGTFVGNIAEDLGLDITKLSARGFQTAPNSRTPYLDLNLETGVLYVNEKIDREQICKQSPSCVLHLEVFLENPLELFRVEIEVLDINDNPPSFPEPDLTVEISESATPGTRFPLESAFDPDVGTNSLRDYEITPNSYFSLDVQTQGDGNRFAELVLEKPLDREQQAVHRYVLTAVDGGGGAGGGGAGGGLLPQQQRTGTALLTIRVLDSNDNVPAFDQPVYTVSLPENSPPGTLVIQLNATDPDEGQNGEVVYSFSSHISPRARELFGLSPRTGRLEVSGELDYEESPVYQVYVQAKDLGPNAVPAHCKVIVRVLDANDNAPEISFSTVKEAVSEGAAPGTVVALFSVTDRDSEENGQVQCELLGDVPFRLKSSFKNYYTIVTEAPLDREAGDSYTLTVVARDQGEPALSTSKSIQVQVSDVNDNAPRFSQPVYDVYVTENNVPGAYIYAVSATDRDEGANAQLAYSILECQIQGMSVFTYVSINSENGYLYALRSFDHEQLKDFSFQVEARDAGSPQALAGNATVNILIVDQNDNAPAIVAPLPGRNGTPAREVLPRSAEPGYLLTRVAAVDADDGENARLTYSIVRGNEMNLFRMDWRTGELRTARRVPAKRDPQRPYELVIEVRDHGQPPLSSTATLVVQLVDGAVEPQGGGGGGGGGSGEHQRPSRSGGGETSLDLTLILIIALGSVSFIFLLAMIVLAVRCQKEKKLNIYTCLASDCCLCCCCCSGGGSTCCGRQARARKKKLSKSDIMLVQSSNVPSNPAQVPVEESGGFGSHHHNQNYCYQVCLTPESAKTDLMFLKPCSPSRSTDTEHNPCGAIVTGYTDQQPDIISNGSILSNETKHQRAELSYLVDRPRRVNSSAFQEADIVSSKDSGHGDSEQGDSDHDATNRGQSAGMDLFSNCTEECKALGHSDRCWMPSFVPSDGRQAADYRSNLHVPGMDSVPDTEVFETPEAQPGSERSFSTFGKEKALHSTLERKELDGLLSNTRAPYKPPYLSKYSVKGCSKVFPFRK; this is encoded by the exons ATGATTGTGCTATTATTCTTCGCCTTGCTCTGGATGGTGGAAGGAGTCTTTTCCCAGCTTCACTACACGGTCCAGGAGGAGCAGGAACATGGCACTTTCGTGGGGAATATCGCTGAAGATCTGGGCTTGGACATTACAAAACTTTCGGCTCGCGGGTTTCAAACGGCGCCCAACTCTCGGACCCCTTACTTGGACCTCAACCTGGAGACCGGGGTGCTGTACGTGAACGAGAAGATTGACCGCGAGCAAATCTGCAAGCAGAGCCCCTCCTGCGTCCTGCACCTGGAGGTCTTCCTGGAAAACCCCCTGGAGCTGTTCCGGGTGGAGATCGAGGTGTTGGACATCAATGACAACCCCCCCTCCTTCCCGGAGCCGGACCTGACCGTGGAGATCTCTGAGAGCGCCACGCCGGGCACCCGCTTCCCCTTGGAGAGCGCATTCGACCCAGACGTGGGCACCAATTCCTTGCGCGACTACGAGATCACCCCCAACAGCTACTTCTCCCTGGACGTGCAGACCCAGGGGGATGGCAACCGATTCGCCGAGCTGGTGCTGGAGAAGCCGCTGGACCGAGAGCAGCAAGCGGTGCACCGCTACGTGCTGACCGCGGTGGACGGGGGAGGAGGGGCCGGAGGAGGCGGAGCGGGAGGGGGCCTGCTCCCCCAACAGCAGCGCACCGGCACGGCCCTACTCACCATCCGAGTGCTGGACTCCAACGACAATGTGCCCGCCTTCGACCAACCCGTCTACACTGTGTCCCTCCCAGAGAACTCGCCGCCGGGCACGCTCGTGATCCAGCTTAACGCCACGGACCCAGATGAGGGCCAGAATGGCGAGGTCGTGTATTCCTTCAGCAGCCACATTTCGCCCCGGGCGCGGGAGCTCTTCGGACTCTCTCCTCGCACTGGCCGACTGGAGGTGAGCGGCGAGCTGGACTACGAAGAGAGCCCGGTGTACCAAGTGTACGTACAAGCCAAGGACCTGGGCCCCAACGCCgtgcccgcgcactgcaaggtgATCGTGAGAGTGCTGGATGCTAACGACAACGCGCCGGAGATCAGCTTCAGCACCGTGAAGGAGGCGGTGAGCGAGGGCGCGGCGCCCGGCACGGTGGTGGCCTTGTTCAGCGTGACCGACCGCGACTCAGAGGAGAATGGGCAGGTGCAGTGCGAGCTGCTGGGGGATGTGCCGTTCCGCCTCAAGTCTTCCTTCAAAAACTACTATACCATCGTGACCGAGGCCCCTCTGGACCGAGAGGCGGGGGACTCCTACACCCTGACCGTGGTGGCTCGGGACCAGGGCGAGCCTGCGCTCTCCACCAGCAAGTCGATCCAGGTGCAGGTGTCCGATGTGAACGACAACGCACCGCGATTCAGCCAGCCGGTCTACGACGTGTATGTGACCGAAAACAATGTGCCGGGCGCCTACATCTACGCGGTAAGCGCCACAGACCGTGACGAGGGCGCCAACGCCCAGCTAGCCTACTCTATCCTCGAGTGCCAGATCCAGGGCATGAGCGTCTTCACTTACGTATCCATCAACTCCGAGAACGGCTACTTGTACGCCCTGCGCTCCTTCGACCACGAGCAGCTCAAGGACTTCAGCTTCCAGGTGGAAGCCCGGGACGCCGGCAGCCCCCAGGCGCTGGCTGGCAACGCCACTGTCAACATCCTCATCGTGGATCAGAACGACAACGCCCCTGCCATAGTGGCGCCCCTTCCGGGGCGCAACGGGACTCCGGCGCGCGAGGTGCTGCCCCGCTCGGCGGAGCCCGGTTACCTGCTGACCCGCGTAGCCGCGGTGGACGCGGACGACGGCGAGAACGCCCGGCTCACCTACAGCATTGTGCGGGGTAACGAAATGAACCTCTTCCGCATGGATTGGCGCACCGGGGAGCTCCGCACGGCGCGCCGGGTGCCGGCCAAGCGCGACCCCCAGCGGCCTTACGAGCTGGTGATCGAGGTGCGCGACCACGGGCAACCTCCCCTGTCCTCCACCGCCACCCTGGTGGTGCAGCTGGTGGATGGCGCTGTCGAGCcccagggcgggggcgggggcgggggcggggggtcaGGGGAGCACCAGCGCCCCAGCCGCTCAGGCGGCGGGGAGACCTCGCTGGACCTCACCCTCATCCTCATCATCGCGCTGGGCTCGGTGTCCTTCATCTTCCTGCTGGCCATGATCGTGCTTGCCGTGCGTTGCCAAAAAGAGAAGAAGCTCAACATCTACACGTGTCTGGCCAGCGACTGctgcctctgctgctgctgctgcagcggTGGCGGCTCGACCTGCTGCGGCCGCCAAGCCCGGGCGCGCAAGAAGAAACTCAGCAAGTCGGACATCATGCTGGTGCAAAGCTCCAACGTACCCAGTAACCCGGCCCAAGTGCCGGTGGAGGAGTCCGGGGGCTTTGGCTCCCATCACCACAACCAGAATTACTGCTACCAGGTCTGCCTGACCCCCGAGTCCGCCAAGACCGACCTGATGTTCCTTAAACCCTGCAGCCCTTCGCGGAGTACGGACACTGAGCACAACCCTTGCGGGGCCATCGTCACCGGCTACACAGACCAGCAGCCCGACATCATCTCCAACGGAAGCATTTTGTCCAACGAG actAAACACCAGCGAGCAGAGCTCAGCTATCTAGTTGACAGACCTCGCCGAGTTAACAG TTCTGCATTCCAGGAAGCCGACATAGTAAGCTCTAAGGACAGTGGCCATGGAGACAGCGAACAGGGAGATAGTGATCACGATGCCACCAACCGCGGCCAGTCAGCTG GTATGGATCTCTTCTCCAACTGCACCGAGGAATGTAAAGCCCTGGGCCACTCAGATCGGTGCTGGATGCCTTCATTTGTCCCTTCTGATGGACGCCAGGCTGCTGATTATCGTAGCAATCTGCATGTTCCTGGCATGGACTCTGTTCCAGACACTGAAGTGTTTGAAACTCCAGAAGCCCAGCCTGGGTCGGAGAGGTCCTTCTCCACCTTCGGCAAAGAGAAGGCCCTTCACAGCACCCTGGAGAGGAAAGAGCTGGATGGACTGCTGTCTAATACACGAGCGCCTTACAAACCACCATATTTGAGTAAGTATTCCGTAAAAGGCTGTAGCAAAGTATTCCCTTTCAGGAAATAA
- the PCDH10 gene encoding protocadherin-10 isoform X2, translated as MIVLLFFALLWMVEGVFSQLHYTVQEEQEHGTFVGNIAEDLGLDITKLSARGFQTAPNSRTPYLDLNLETGVLYVNEKIDREQICKQSPSCVLHLEVFLENPLELFRVEIEVLDINDNPPSFPEPDLTVEISESATPGTRFPLESAFDPDVGTNSLRDYEITPNSYFSLDVQTQGDGNRFAELVLEKPLDREQQAVHRYVLTAVDGGGGAGGGGAGGGLLPQQQRTGTALLTIRVLDSNDNVPAFDQPVYTVSLPENSPPGTLVIQLNATDPDEGQNGEVVYSFSSHISPRARELFGLSPRTGRLEVSGELDYEESPVYQVYVQAKDLGPNAVPAHCKVIVRVLDANDNAPEISFSTVKEAVSEGAAPGTVVALFSVTDRDSEENGQVQCELLGDVPFRLKSSFKNYYTIVTEAPLDREAGDSYTLTVVARDQGEPALSTSKSIQVQVSDVNDNAPRFSQPVYDVYVTENNVPGAYIYAVSATDRDEGANAQLAYSILECQIQGMSVFTYVSINSENGYLYALRSFDHEQLKDFSFQVEARDAGSPQALAGNATVNILIVDQNDNAPAIVAPLPGRNGTPAREVLPRSAEPGYLLTRVAAVDADDGENARLTYSIVRGNEMNLFRMDWRTGELRTARRVPAKRDPQRPYELVIEVRDHGQPPLSSTATLVVQLVDGAVEPQGGGGGGGGGSGEHQRPSRSGGGETSLDLTLILIIALGSVSFIFLLAMIVLAVRCQKEKKLNIYTCLASDCCLCCCCCSGGGSTCCGRQARARKKKLSKSDIMLVQSSNVPSNPAQVPVEESGGFGSHHHNQNYCYQVCLTPESAKTDLMFLKPCSPSRSTDTEHNPCGAIVTGYTDQQPDIISNGSILSNETKHQRAELSYLVDRPRRVNSSAFQEADIVSSKDSGHGDSEQGDSDHDATNRGQSAGMDLFSNCTEECKALGHSDRCWMPSFVPSDGRQAADYRSNLHVPGMDSVPDTEVFETPEAQPGSERSFSTFGKEKALHSTLERKELDGLLSNTRAPYKPPYLTRKRIC; from the exons ATGATTGTGCTATTATTCTTCGCCTTGCTCTGGATGGTGGAAGGAGTCTTTTCCCAGCTTCACTACACGGTCCAGGAGGAGCAGGAACATGGCACTTTCGTGGGGAATATCGCTGAAGATCTGGGCTTGGACATTACAAAACTTTCGGCTCGCGGGTTTCAAACGGCGCCCAACTCTCGGACCCCTTACTTGGACCTCAACCTGGAGACCGGGGTGCTGTACGTGAACGAGAAGATTGACCGCGAGCAAATCTGCAAGCAGAGCCCCTCCTGCGTCCTGCACCTGGAGGTCTTCCTGGAAAACCCCCTGGAGCTGTTCCGGGTGGAGATCGAGGTGTTGGACATCAATGACAACCCCCCCTCCTTCCCGGAGCCGGACCTGACCGTGGAGATCTCTGAGAGCGCCACGCCGGGCACCCGCTTCCCCTTGGAGAGCGCATTCGACCCAGACGTGGGCACCAATTCCTTGCGCGACTACGAGATCACCCCCAACAGCTACTTCTCCCTGGACGTGCAGACCCAGGGGGATGGCAACCGATTCGCCGAGCTGGTGCTGGAGAAGCCGCTGGACCGAGAGCAGCAAGCGGTGCACCGCTACGTGCTGACCGCGGTGGACGGGGGAGGAGGGGCCGGAGGAGGCGGAGCGGGAGGGGGCCTGCTCCCCCAACAGCAGCGCACCGGCACGGCCCTACTCACCATCCGAGTGCTGGACTCCAACGACAATGTGCCCGCCTTCGACCAACCCGTCTACACTGTGTCCCTCCCAGAGAACTCGCCGCCGGGCACGCTCGTGATCCAGCTTAACGCCACGGACCCAGATGAGGGCCAGAATGGCGAGGTCGTGTATTCCTTCAGCAGCCACATTTCGCCCCGGGCGCGGGAGCTCTTCGGACTCTCTCCTCGCACTGGCCGACTGGAGGTGAGCGGCGAGCTGGACTACGAAGAGAGCCCGGTGTACCAAGTGTACGTACAAGCCAAGGACCTGGGCCCCAACGCCgtgcccgcgcactgcaaggtgATCGTGAGAGTGCTGGATGCTAACGACAACGCGCCGGAGATCAGCTTCAGCACCGTGAAGGAGGCGGTGAGCGAGGGCGCGGCGCCCGGCACGGTGGTGGCCTTGTTCAGCGTGACCGACCGCGACTCAGAGGAGAATGGGCAGGTGCAGTGCGAGCTGCTGGGGGATGTGCCGTTCCGCCTCAAGTCTTCCTTCAAAAACTACTATACCATCGTGACCGAGGCCCCTCTGGACCGAGAGGCGGGGGACTCCTACACCCTGACCGTGGTGGCTCGGGACCAGGGCGAGCCTGCGCTCTCCACCAGCAAGTCGATCCAGGTGCAGGTGTCCGATGTGAACGACAACGCACCGCGATTCAGCCAGCCGGTCTACGACGTGTATGTGACCGAAAACAATGTGCCGGGCGCCTACATCTACGCGGTAAGCGCCACAGACCGTGACGAGGGCGCCAACGCCCAGCTAGCCTACTCTATCCTCGAGTGCCAGATCCAGGGCATGAGCGTCTTCACTTACGTATCCATCAACTCCGAGAACGGCTACTTGTACGCCCTGCGCTCCTTCGACCACGAGCAGCTCAAGGACTTCAGCTTCCAGGTGGAAGCCCGGGACGCCGGCAGCCCCCAGGCGCTGGCTGGCAACGCCACTGTCAACATCCTCATCGTGGATCAGAACGACAACGCCCCTGCCATAGTGGCGCCCCTTCCGGGGCGCAACGGGACTCCGGCGCGCGAGGTGCTGCCCCGCTCGGCGGAGCCCGGTTACCTGCTGACCCGCGTAGCCGCGGTGGACGCGGACGACGGCGAGAACGCCCGGCTCACCTACAGCATTGTGCGGGGTAACGAAATGAACCTCTTCCGCATGGATTGGCGCACCGGGGAGCTCCGCACGGCGCGCCGGGTGCCGGCCAAGCGCGACCCCCAGCGGCCTTACGAGCTGGTGATCGAGGTGCGCGACCACGGGCAACCTCCCCTGTCCTCCACCGCCACCCTGGTGGTGCAGCTGGTGGATGGCGCTGTCGAGCcccagggcgggggcgggggcgggggcggggggtcaGGGGAGCACCAGCGCCCCAGCCGCTCAGGCGGCGGGGAGACCTCGCTGGACCTCACCCTCATCCTCATCATCGCGCTGGGCTCGGTGTCCTTCATCTTCCTGCTGGCCATGATCGTGCTTGCCGTGCGTTGCCAAAAAGAGAAGAAGCTCAACATCTACACGTGTCTGGCCAGCGACTGctgcctctgctgctgctgctgcagcggTGGCGGCTCGACCTGCTGCGGCCGCCAAGCCCGGGCGCGCAAGAAGAAACTCAGCAAGTCGGACATCATGCTGGTGCAAAGCTCCAACGTACCCAGTAACCCGGCCCAAGTGCCGGTGGAGGAGTCCGGGGGCTTTGGCTCCCATCACCACAACCAGAATTACTGCTACCAGGTCTGCCTGACCCCCGAGTCCGCCAAGACCGACCTGATGTTCCTTAAACCCTGCAGCCCTTCGCGGAGTACGGACACTGAGCACAACCCTTGCGGGGCCATCGTCACCGGCTACACAGACCAGCAGCCCGACATCATCTCCAACGGAAGCATTTTGTCCAACGAG actAAACACCAGCGAGCAGAGCTCAGCTATCTAGTTGACAGACCTCGCCGAGTTAACAG TTCTGCATTCCAGGAAGCCGACATAGTAAGCTCTAAGGACAGTGGCCATGGAGACAGCGAACAGGGAGATAGTGATCACGATGCCACCAACCGCGGCCAGTCAGCTG GTATGGATCTCTTCTCCAACTGCACCGAGGAATGTAAAGCCCTGGGCCACTCAGATCGGTGCTGGATGCCTTCATTTGTCCCTTCTGATGGACGCCAGGCTGCTGATTATCGTAGCAATCTGCATGTTCCTGGCATGGACTCTGTTCCAGACACTGAAGTGTTTGAAACTCCAGAAGCCCAGCCTGGGTCGGAGAGGTCCTTCTCCACCTTCGGCAAAGAGAAGGCCCTTCACAGCACCCTGGAGAGGAAAGAGCTGGATGGACTGCTGTCTAATACACGAGCGCCTTACAAACCACCATATTTGA